One window from the genome of Nitrosospira multiformis encodes:
- the xseA gene encoding exodeoxyribonuclease VII large subunit has protein sequence MNFLMEMEIARTVVSVSELNRGAKDLLEQAFPLLWVSGEISNIKCYGSGHWYFSLKDSSAQVRCVMFRDKNQYLGWEPRDGMQVEVRALVTLYQARGDFQLNIETIRRVGSGTLFEAFEQLRTRLGKEGLFEPERKKPLPVFPKQIGIITSPAAAALHDVLVTLRRRMPSLPVIVYPTPVQGAGAAIKIAAAIQKAASRAECDVLIICRGGGSIEDLWAFNEEIVARAIAACPLPIISGVGHETDFTIADFVADIRAPTPTGASQLVCPDREELLHRANILYGRVQRDMRRGIESRMQNTDLLAGRLVHPGERIDNQLAHLQRLRERLAGSWQRNAEIRYWCLRDLDRRIAVIRPDISRLIERQQELGLRLNRAGASRIEMLITGLRRQQANLAHLHPASVLERGYSIAYTADGTILRDSSQIDVGDVIRMKFAKGWSKANVSEKGE, from the coding sequence ATGAATTTTCTTATGGAAATGGAGATTGCTCGCACCGTCGTGAGTGTGAGTGAATTAAACCGTGGTGCCAAGGACTTGCTTGAGCAGGCGTTTCCATTGTTATGGGTGAGCGGCGAAATCTCGAATATCAAATGCTACGGTTCGGGTCACTGGTATTTTTCTCTCAAAGACTCAAGCGCTCAAGTACGCTGCGTCATGTTCCGGGACAAAAATCAGTATCTCGGCTGGGAGCCCAGGGATGGCATGCAGGTGGAGGTACGTGCGCTTGTGACGTTGTATCAAGCGCGCGGAGATTTTCAGCTGAATATCGAGACCATCCGGCGGGTGGGGTCAGGTACGTTGTTCGAGGCTTTTGAGCAACTCAGGACTCGATTGGGAAAAGAGGGGCTGTTTGAGCCTGAGCGGAAAAAACCACTGCCGGTATTCCCCAAACAGATCGGTATCATTACTTCTCCAGCCGCCGCTGCATTGCATGATGTGCTGGTCACATTGCGGCGGCGCATGCCTTCGCTGCCGGTGATCGTATATCCCACGCCGGTGCAGGGTGCCGGTGCGGCCATAAAAATTGCGGCGGCTATTCAGAAGGCTGCAAGCCGCGCCGAGTGCGACGTACTGATTATATGTCGAGGCGGTGGCAGTATCGAGGATCTGTGGGCGTTTAATGAGGAGATTGTGGCACGGGCGATTGCTGCTTGTCCGCTTCCCATCATCAGTGGCGTGGGTCACGAGACCGACTTTACCATTGCTGATTTTGTTGCCGACATTCGCGCACCTACGCCAACCGGCGCATCCCAGCTCGTCTGCCCGGATCGGGAAGAATTGCTGCATCGTGCGAATATTCTGTATGGCCGCGTACAGCGGGATATGCGGCGCGGGATTGAAAGCCGCATGCAGAATACCGATTTGCTCGCAGGCCGGTTGGTGCATCCTGGAGAGCGGATTGATAACCAGCTGGCACACCTTCAGCGTTTGCGCGAACGGCTGGCTGGTTCGTGGCAACGGAACGCCGAGATCAGGTATTGGTGCTTACGCGACCTTGATCGGCGCATTGCCGTTATCCGGCCTGATATCTCCCGGCTGATCGAACGGCAGCAGGAACTAGGCCTTCGGTTGAATCGCGCAGGAGCCAGCCGCATCGAGATGCTCATAACGGGTTTACGGCGTCAGCAGGCCAACCTTGCGCATCTTCATCCGGCCTCGGTATTGGAGCGCGGCTACAGTATCGCGTATACCGCTGATGGCACAATACTGAGAGATAGTAGCCAGATAGACGTCGGCGATGTCATACGGATGAAATTTGCCAAAGGGTGGAGCAAGGCAAACGTGTCGGAGAAAGGTGAGTAG
- a CDS encoding DUF423 domain-containing protein: MPRTFLMLGAINAFLCVALGAFGAHGLKQRLSTDMLAVYQTGVQYHFYHALGLLAVGLILLHFPKSRLIVFSGWSMVAGIILFSVSLYVLSLTGIRGLGAITPLGGVAFLSAWAMLAYGVWSEK; this comes from the coding sequence ATGCCAAGAACCTTCCTCATGCTCGGCGCTATCAATGCATTTTTGTGCGTAGCTCTCGGCGCTTTCGGTGCGCATGGTCTTAAACAGAGACTTTCCACAGATATGCTCGCGGTATATCAAACGGGGGTACAGTATCATTTTTATCATGCGCTGGGCCTGCTCGCGGTGGGTCTGATATTGCTGCATTTTCCGAAATCCAGACTGATCGTGTTCTCGGGTTGGTCGATGGTCGCGGGAATCATTCTGTTTTCAGTCAGTCTGTATGTGCTGAGTTTGACGGGGATACGCGGACTCGGCGCGATAACGCCGCTTGGCGGTGTTGCGTTTCTGAGTGCATGGGCAATGCTCGCTTATGGCGTATGGTCTGAAAAATGA
- a CDS encoding ADP-ribosylglycohydrolase family protein produces MKNPNTTAILGALVADSAALGLHWLYDPARIAEIEAARGLVFLHPDADNYAGSKGYFAHGSKSPGDSTSYGETCLLMLKHLAKHGKFNRVGYQTEYRAHFGPGGAFVGYIDSPTRQTLRTLLSTEPPEFPAASGADDDQLPALAALPALVAAHVGTLDGLLGQIEEAVRVTNNNELAVAAARCSAAALFEMLQGTPIGQALANALPFAGDTLTPLLEEVLALPTLDCVAVAQHFGMSCHVAEGLPVIFHIAQHASGYRDAVESNIRAGGDSCGRSIVLGALVAAHAATQNSSGSPIPLSWLARYGKFAAAADAFAAL; encoded by the coding sequence ATGAAGAATCCAAATACCACCGCTATCCTTGGCGCTCTCGTGGCTGATTCCGCCGCGCTTGGCCTTCACTGGCTCTACGATCCAGCGCGCATTGCGGAAATTGAAGCTGCCAGGGGGTTAGTGTTTCTGCACCCTGATGCTGACAATTATGCGGGTTCTAAAGGGTACTTCGCCCATGGCAGCAAATCTCCCGGAGACTCAACCAGCTATGGCGAGACGTGCTTGTTGATGCTGAAGCATCTGGCAAAACATGGAAAATTCAATCGTGTCGGGTATCAGACCGAATATCGCGCACATTTTGGGCCCGGCGGTGCATTCGTGGGTTATATCGACTCCCCTACCCGTCAGACTTTGCGCACGCTGTTATCAACGGAGCCCCCGGAATTCCCGGCGGCGTCCGGTGCCGATGATGATCAGCTTCCCGCCCTGGCAGCGCTCCCGGCGCTGGTCGCGGCTCACGTCGGGACGCTGGATGGGCTGCTTGGACAGATCGAGGAAGCCGTGCGCGTAACCAATAATAATGAACTGGCGGTCGCCGCGGCGCGGTGTTCGGCGGCGGCCTTGTTTGAAATGCTGCAGGGTACTCCGATTGGCCAGGCATTGGCGAATGCCCTGCCATTTGCGGGGGATACCCTCACCCCCCTGCTTGAAGAGGTGCTCGCCCTACCCACGCTGGATTGCGTTGCGGTTGCACAGCACTTTGGCATGTCTTGCCATGTCGCGGAAGGCCTGCCGGTAATTTTCCATATTGCGCAACACGCGTCCGGCTATCGTGATGCAGTCGAGTCCAACATTCGCGCCGGCGGCGATAGTTGCGGGCGCTCAATCGTGCTTGGTGCCTTGGTTGCGGCACATGCGGCAACACAGAATAGCTCCGGATCCCCTATTCCACTCTCATGGCTGGCACGATACGGAAAGTTTGCCGCGGCTGCCGACGCGTTTGCGGCACTCTGA
- a CDS encoding MlaA family lipoprotein gives MTSESVSANSAAATNASADSGAAATSMPTDTSASTSTSADTSTSTSASAEKSAATNSEKSAPESVSGPVFKNGAPTAYPKYTEKKDPWEPVNRKIFGFNESVDNYVFKPVAKGYKWLVPDPIETAVGNIFSNLNDVPVTVNNLLQLKFGNALTSTTRFLVNSTLGLAGIVDVASDIGLEKRDEDFGQTMGYHGVGSGPYLVLPFLGPSTTRDAGGRVLDLATDPVFIGSFFVAPFIGPIVGGTRATDTRAGLLKSEKTLDEAALDKYEFVRDAYLQRRRSLVHDGNPPKSKEDIEED, from the coding sequence ATGACTAGCGAGAGCGTTTCGGCTAATAGCGCTGCCGCCACGAATGCTTCGGCTGACTCTGGCGCCGCCGCTACGAGCATGCCGACTGATACGAGCGCTAGCACCAGTACTTCGGCTGACACAAGCACAAGCACAAGCGCTTCAGCCGAGAAGAGTGCCGCAACCAATAGTGAAAAAAGCGCACCGGAATCAGTAAGCGGTCCCGTATTCAAAAATGGCGCGCCAACCGCCTATCCGAAATATACTGAAAAGAAAGACCCGTGGGAACCCGTGAATCGCAAGATATTCGGGTTTAATGAGTCGGTTGACAATTATGTGTTCAAACCGGTGGCAAAGGGCTACAAGTGGCTGGTGCCCGATCCGATTGAAACGGCGGTGGGAAACATTTTCTCCAATTTGAATGATGTCCCCGTAACAGTTAATAACCTGCTACAGCTCAAATTCGGTAATGCACTGACGAGCACAACTCGCTTTCTCGTCAACAGCACCCTCGGCCTTGCAGGCATCGTTGATGTGGCTAGCGATATTGGCCTGGAAAAGCGCGACGAGGACTTCGGGCAAACCATGGGCTATCATGGTGTCGGAAGCGGACCTTATCTGGTGTTGCCCTTTCTTGGTCCCAGCACGACTCGGGACGCTGGCGGCCGTGTGCTTGACCTGGCTACCGATCCGGTTTTTATAGGCAGCTTCTTTGTAGCACCTTTTATCGGTCCCATAGTTGGCGGAACCCGGGCCACCGATACACGCGCCGGATTGCTTAAATCCGAGAAAACGCTGGATGAAGCCGCATTGGATAAGTATGAGTTCGTACGTGATGCCTACCTCCAGCGGCGCCGCAGTTTAGTGCATGACGGCAATCCGCCCAAGAGCAAAGAAGATATCGAAGAAGATTGA
- a CDS encoding epoxyqueuosine reductase QueH — translation MIRPNLIPPGGHKKVLLHSCCAPCSGEVMEAMLASNIDYTIFFYNPNIHPEREYLLRKDENVRFADKHGIEFIDADYDKENWFARAKGLEWEPERGIRCTMCFDMRFERTALYASENGFPVMTSSLGISRWKNMEQINDCGRRAAGRYDGLTYWDFNWRKGGGSARMIEISKREEFYQQEYCGCVYSLRDTNRHRRNQGRALIELGTQFYGSSAAEKEPPK, via the coding sequence ATGATACGACCAAACCTTATTCCTCCAGGCGGCCACAAGAAAGTGCTGCTGCATTCGTGCTGTGCGCCTTGTTCGGGAGAGGTCATGGAAGCCATGCTGGCCTCCAATATCGACTACACAATTTTCTTCTACAATCCGAACATACATCCCGAGCGGGAATACCTTCTGCGAAAGGACGAGAATGTCCGATTTGCGGATAAGCATGGGATCGAATTCATCGACGCCGACTACGATAAGGAAAACTGGTTTGCCCGCGCCAAAGGGTTGGAATGGGAGCCCGAACGCGGCATTCGATGCACCATGTGCTTCGATATGCGCTTCGAGCGCACGGCGTTGTACGCGTCCGAGAATGGCTTTCCCGTGATGACGAGCTCACTCGGTATCTCGCGCTGGAAGAACATGGAACAGATCAACGATTGCGGTCGCCGTGCGGCGGGACGCTATGATGGACTCACCTATTGGGATTTCAATTGGAGAAAAGGCGGCGGCTCGGCACGCATGATTGAAATCAGCAAGCGGGAAGAGTTCTACCAGCAAGAATATTGCGGCTGCGTCTATTCCTTGCGCGATACCAATCGGCACCGGCGAAATCAGGGCCGCGCCCTGATTGAGCTTGGCACCCAGTTCTATGGCTCCTCGGCTGCGGAGAAAGAGCCGCCAAAGTAG
- a CDS encoding disulfide bond formation protein B: MKPGIRAIFLLIFLSCASLISYALYLQLIKNLLPCPLCVVQRVAYWLVGLTALLAFLHNPQVTVRRIYSGAMVVFAFAGAVVALRQAWLVRYPEAFECGISPEEKFLNALPIAQWWPTMFEANGDCADAIWKFASLNLPDWSAIFFLIFGGLAVYIFLPVAIGGREQSRT, encoded by the coding sequence ATGAAGCCGGGAATAAGAGCGATTTTTTTATTGATATTTCTAAGCTGTGCCAGCCTGATCAGCTACGCCCTTTATCTTCAACTGATAAAAAACCTTTTGCCGTGCCCATTGTGCGTTGTCCAGCGCGTGGCCTATTGGTTAGTGGGTTTAACCGCACTATTGGCGTTTCTCCATAATCCCCAGGTAACGGTCCGCCGGATATACAGTGGTGCGATGGTGGTTTTCGCATTCGCCGGGGCGGTGGTTGCGCTGCGTCAGGCATGGCTAGTGCGCTATCCCGAGGCATTCGAATGCGGTATCAGCCCGGAAGAAAAATTCTTGAATGCTCTGCCCATTGCGCAATGGTGGCCCACCATGTTCGAAGCAAACGGAGACTGCGCAGATGCGATCTGGAAATTCGCATCGCTCAATCTTCCGGATTGGTCGGCGATTTTTTTCTTGATCTTTGGTGGCTTGGCGGTTTATATTTTTTTGCCGGTCGCAATAGGTGGTAGAGAGCAGTCCCGCACTTGA
- the htpX gene encoding protease HtpX — protein sequence MKRIFLFLITNLAILLVLSITLRLLGVDRILDAEGSGIDFNSLLIMAGVIGFGGSLISLAMSKWSAKRMTGAVVIEQPSDPTERWLVETVRRQADLAGIGMPEVAIYDAPDVNAFATGMNRNDALVAVSTGLLHSMQKDEIEGVLAHEISHVANGDMVTLALIQGVVNTFVIFLSRVVGHLVDRVVFKTERGHGPAFLITTLVAQMVLGILASMIVMWFSRQREFRADAGGAQLAGRNKMIAALERLKQQHEPSQLPERLAAFGISGGDGGLKGLFMSHPPLEARIAALRAMS from the coding sequence ATGAAACGAATTTTCTTATTTTTAATTACCAACCTGGCGATTCTATTGGTACTGAGCATTACCCTGCGCCTGTTAGGCGTGGACCGCATTTTGGATGCGGAGGGTAGCGGCATAGATTTCAATTCTCTGCTTATCATGGCGGGAGTGATTGGATTTGGTGGGTCTCTGATTTCCCTTGCCATGTCCAAGTGGAGTGCAAAACGTATGACTGGCGCGGTGGTGATCGAGCAGCCTTCCGATCCAACCGAGCGCTGGCTGGTGGAAACTGTCAGGCGTCAGGCCGATCTTGCCGGAATTGGCATGCCGGAAGTGGCGATTTATGATGCGCCCGACGTGAATGCCTTTGCCACCGGCATGAACCGCAATGATGCACTGGTGGCTGTTAGCACCGGTCTGCTACATAGCATGCAGAAAGATGAAATCGAAGGGGTACTTGCGCATGAAATAAGTCATGTCGCAAACGGCGATATGGTAACACTTGCGCTGATTCAGGGTGTAGTCAATACCTTCGTGATTTTTCTATCGAGAGTGGTTGGCCACCTTGTGGATCGAGTTGTGTTTAAAACCGAGCGGGGCCACGGTCCGGCTTTTCTGATCACAACTTTAGTAGCCCAAATGGTGTTGGGAATACTTGCCAGCATGATCGTCATGTGGTTCAGTCGCCAGCGCGAGTTTCGTGCCGATGCGGGCGGTGCGCAACTGGCTGGCAGGAACAAAATGATTGCCGCATTGGAACGTCTTAAACAACAGCATGAACCCTCGCAGCTGCCGGAGAGGCTGGCGGCATTCGGCATTTCCGGAGGAGATGGCGGCCTCAAGGGACTATTCATGTCGCACCCGCCACTCGAAGCACGTATCGCAGCATTACGTGCAATGTCTTGA
- a CDS encoding MotA/TolQ/ExbB proton channel family protein: MFALIQAAGWPIWPIILASVVAAGIIGERIWTLRLSVVTPRDLLPKVVHEYRKSGVSEDMLTRLQNHSPLGQIFAAGLRNDQSTREIMKESIEEAGRSVAHDLDRYLTTLGTIASLSPLMGLFGTLVGMIEIFGVNTPSTGSGNPAQLAHGISVALYNAAFGILVAIPSMIFYRHFRAKVDALVVEMELQALKLVEIIHGERRD; this comes from the coding sequence GTGTTCGCTTTGATTCAAGCTGCCGGCTGGCCAATCTGGCCGATTATCCTGGCTTCCGTCGTTGCCGCCGGCATTATTGGTGAACGCATTTGGACCTTGCGCCTGAGTGTGGTAACGCCGAGAGACCTCCTGCCAAAGGTAGTGCACGAATACCGTAAAAGCGGTGTCAGTGAAGATATGCTTACCCGTCTCCAGAATCACTCTCCCCTCGGACAGATTTTTGCGGCGGGTTTGAGAAATGACCAGAGTACGCGCGAAATCATGAAAGAATCCATCGAAGAAGCGGGGCGTTCAGTGGCGCATGACCTTGACCGTTATCTCACCACGCTGGGAACCATCGCTTCCCTGAGCCCGCTGATGGGTCTGTTCGGAACCCTGGTCGGCATGATCGAGATTTTCGGTGTGAACACGCCTTCTACCGGAAGCGGCAATCCGGCACAACTTGCTCATGGTATTTCCGTGGCGCTCTATAATGCGGCATTTGGTATCCTGGTGGCTATTCCCAGCATGATTTTTTATCGTCATTTCCGTGCCAAAGTCGACGCGCTGGTGGTGGAAATGGAATTGCAGGCACTCAAGCTGGTGGAAATCATACACGGCGAGCGGCGTGATTAA
- a CDS encoding Trm112 family protein: MDAKLLDILVCPLCKGPLLYRKSENELICKADRLVFPIRDGIPVMLEDEARRLSPEEEV; encoded by the coding sequence ATGGACGCAAAATTGCTTGATATTCTGGTATGTCCATTATGCAAAGGACCACTGCTTTACAGAAAATCGGAAAATGAACTGATCTGCAAAGCGGATCGGCTGGTTTTTCCCATTAGGGACGGTATCCCGGTGATGCTGGAAGACGAGGCACGCAGGCTGTCTCCCGAAGAAGAAGTTTAG
- a CDS encoding THUMP domain-containing class I SAM-dependent RNA methyltransferase — MTLHYFFAPCPRGLESVLVTELEQLGASSVRGRDGGVQFQGDWRICYRANLESRIASRVLWQVASQPYASETDVYRIARALPWIEWFAPALTIRVNVAAIKCPLRSLDFVTLKIKDAVCDKFREITGGRPSVDTVRPDIRIHGFLDAQKFSLYLDTSGDALFKRGLRKTSRDAPIRENLAAGILNLTGWQPGVPLLDPMCGSGTFLLEAAQISLNIAPGAGRSFAFEKLKKFDEKLWVQLKDAATARQKPVVRQPLFGSDLYGDVLADARANLSAAGFSEIVTLKQANVLEISAPTPMGFLVTNPPYGVRLGESERLLEFYPKLGDVLKKKFSGWNAYIFTADPLLPKCIRLTASRRTPLFNGALECRLLEYKMVAGGMRRVRETDTTHQTD, encoded by the coding sequence GTGACGCTTCATTATTTTTTCGCTCCTTGCCCGCGCGGACTGGAGTCCGTACTCGTCACCGAGCTGGAACAACTCGGTGCTTCTTCTGTGCGGGGACGCGATGGCGGGGTACAGTTTCAGGGCGACTGGCGAATCTGCTACCGGGCTAATCTGGAAAGCCGCATTGCCAGCCGTGTTCTTTGGCAGGTTGCAAGCCAGCCTTATGCGAGTGAAACTGACGTATATAGGATCGCTCGCGCCTTGCCGTGGATTGAATGGTTTGCTCCCGCGCTCACTATCCGGGTTAATGTGGCTGCGATCAAGTGCCCATTGCGCAGTCTCGATTTTGTCACCCTAAAAATCAAGGATGCGGTCTGCGACAAATTTCGCGAGATTACCGGCGGTCGTCCCAGTGTGGATACGGTGCGGCCGGATATACGCATTCACGGCTTTCTTGATGCGCAGAAGTTTTCTTTATATCTGGATACCTCCGGCGATGCATTATTCAAGCGCGGTCTAAGAAAAACTTCCCGAGACGCTCCTATAAGGGAAAATCTGGCTGCCGGAATTTTGAATCTGACGGGTTGGCAGCCAGGCGTTCCACTGCTCGACCCGATGTGTGGCAGCGGTACCTTCCTGTTGGAAGCAGCGCAAATTTCATTAAATATCGCCCCTGGAGCGGGGCGCAGTTTTGCTTTTGAGAAGCTGAAGAAATTTGATGAGAAACTCTGGGTTCAGCTTAAGGATGCCGCCACGGCGCGGCAAAAACCGGTAGTCCGCCAGCCCTTATTCGGCAGCGATTTGTATGGTGACGTGTTGGCGGATGCTCGTGCAAATTTATCCGCCGCGGGATTTTCCGAGATTGTTACCCTGAAGCAGGCGAATGTGCTGGAGATCTCCGCACCCACACCGATGGGTTTTCTTGTCACCAATCCTCCCTACGGGGTTCGCCTGGGTGAGTCGGAAAGGCTTCTGGAGTTTTATCCGAAACTGGGAGATGTGTTGAAGAAAAAATTCAGTGGCTGGAACGCTTATATTTTTACCGCTGATCCGCTTCTGCCAAAATGTATACGCTTGACCGCCTCACGTCGCACGCCTCTGTTCAACGGCGCGCTGGAATGCCGTTTGCTGGAATATAAGATGGTTGCAGGTGGAATGCGGAGGGTTCGAGAAACGGATACTACACACCAGACAGACTAA
- a CDS encoding ExbD/TolR family protein, whose amino-acid sequence MNFQRGRQKEEPEINLVPMIDVLLVILIFLMITTTYSKFSELEINLPQATSGKPADRPNVIDVSISAAGSYMVNRTPVKHPSAEGLSSELRAAAGDRPDPVIVINADAHATHQSVIAVMEAARLAGYGHITFTTENP is encoded by the coding sequence ATGAATTTCCAGCGCGGCAGACAAAAAGAAGAGCCTGAAATTAATCTGGTGCCAATGATCGACGTATTATTGGTCATTCTAATTTTCCTGATGATTACCACGACTTACTCGAAATTCTCCGAACTTGAAATCAATCTGCCCCAGGCGACATCCGGCAAGCCTGCTGACCGCCCTAATGTCATAGACGTCTCGATTAGCGCTGCCGGAAGTTATATGGTCAATCGTACACCCGTTAAACATCCCAGCGCTGAAGGACTCAGCAGTGAATTGCGCGCCGCAGCGGGGGATCGCCCTGATCCGGTAATTGTCATTAATGCGGATGCGCACGCCACGCACCAGTCGGTTATAGCGGTTATGGAGGCTGCACGCCTGGCGGGATATGGTCACATTACTTTCACGACAGAAAATCCCTGA
- the murJ gene encoding murein biosynthesis integral membrane protein MurJ: MNLLKTLATVSGMTLISRILGFIRDVLIARIFGAGIATDAFFVAFRIPNLLRRLFAEGAFSQAFVPILAEYKNRRTPEKTRELIDHVTTLLSITLFLVTLIGIIAAPLIIYVSAPGFAASPQKFELTVELLQITFPYILFISLVALAGGILNTHGKFSVPALTPALLNLSFIGCALWLAPFMDPPVLALAWAVFIGGMLQLAFQAPFLMRLKLMPRLRLKSPDTGAWRVLKQMGPAVFGVSIGQLSLLINTIFASFLITGSVSWLYYADRLMEFPAGLLGVALGTILLPSLSRHYADNSTEEYSRLLDWGLRLTMLLTLPAALALALLATPLITTLFYHGEFSVNDVWMTRNALVAYSLGLLGLILVKVLAPGFYARQNIKTPVKIAIITLIATQLMNLAFIMPLRHTGLALSIGLGACLNAGLLYYKLRSQQIYQPQPGWAIFLAKILMALTAMGGVLWFASGSDASWLLAPTLERAARLTWVVVAGALSYFAMLWLLGFRLKNFTRRDAT, encoded by the coding sequence ATGAATCTGCTCAAAACCCTTGCCACCGTTAGCGGGATGACGCTGATATCCCGTATTTTGGGGTTTATACGCGATGTACTGATCGCGCGTATTTTCGGTGCCGGAATCGCGACTGATGCATTCTTCGTTGCCTTTCGCATTCCCAACCTGTTGCGCCGCCTGTTCGCAGAGGGTGCGTTTTCGCAAGCATTCGTGCCCATACTTGCGGAATACAAAAATCGCCGCACCCCGGAGAAAACACGTGAATTAATCGATCATGTCACAACACTGCTGTCGATTACGTTATTCCTGGTTACATTGATAGGTATCATCGCCGCACCCCTCATCATATACGTAAGCGCGCCGGGATTCGCGGCCAGCCCGCAGAAATTCGAGCTGACAGTCGAGCTGCTGCAAATTACCTTTCCCTACATCCTGTTCATCTCATTGGTCGCCCTGGCAGGAGGGATACTCAATACTCACGGCAAATTTTCGGTGCCGGCACTCACCCCGGCATTGTTGAACCTGTCGTTCATCGGCTGCGCTTTGTGGCTTGCGCCATTCATGGATCCGCCGGTACTTGCGCTCGCCTGGGCAGTATTCATCGGAGGCATGCTGCAGCTCGCCTTCCAGGCACCATTTCTAATGCGTCTCAAGCTGATGCCGCGTCTGCGGCTGAAATCCCCTGATACCGGCGCATGGCGCGTACTTAAGCAAATGGGTCCTGCGGTGTTTGGCGTCTCCATCGGACAGCTGAGCTTGCTCATCAACACAATATTTGCCTCATTCCTTATTACGGGCAGCGTATCGTGGCTCTACTACGCCGACCGGTTGATGGAATTCCCGGCCGGCCTGCTGGGTGTCGCGCTGGGAACAATATTGCTGCCCTCATTGTCCCGCCACTACGCCGACAATAGCACTGAAGAATATTCGCGCCTGCTGGACTGGGGCCTGCGCCTGACCATGCTGTTAACGCTACCTGCAGCGCTGGCGCTGGCGCTGCTCGCCACTCCGCTTATCACCACGCTATTTTATCACGGCGAGTTTTCCGTCAATGATGTGTGGATGACGCGTAATGCGCTGGTGGCTTACAGCTTGGGACTGTTGGGACTCATCCTGGTAAAGGTGCTCGCTCCCGGATTCTACGCACGGCAAAATATCAAAACACCCGTGAAAATCGCCATCATCACGCTTATCGCAACCCAGTTAATGAATCTCGCATTTATCATGCCATTGCGCCATACGGGGCTGGCGCTATCCATTGGTCTGGGTGCGTGCCTCAATGCCGGGTTGCTCTACTATAAACTGCGTAGTCAACAGATTTATCAACCCCAACCGGGATGGGCAATTTTTCTGGCCAAGATATTGATGGCGCTCACAGCGATGGGTGGCGTATTGTGGTTTGCCTCGGGTAGCGACGCGTCATGGTTGCTGGCCCCCACCCTGGAGCGCGCTGCCCGGCTGACATGGGTAGTAGTGGCCGGTGCTTTAAGTTACTTCGCTATGTTATGGCTGCTCGGTTTCCGTCTCAAGAATTTTACGCGACGCGACGCGACATAA
- the rpsT gene encoding 30S ribosomal protein S20 — protein MANSAQARKRARQNVKQRDHNTSLRSQLRTAIKHVRKAVGTTDKTVAQAAFAASIGTIDSIADKGIIHKNKAARHKSRLSAAIKAMA, from the coding sequence ATGGCCAATAGTGCACAAGCGAGAAAACGTGCGAGACAAAATGTTAAGCAACGTGACCACAACACCAGTCTGCGTTCCCAATTGCGCACCGCGATCAAGCATGTGAGGAAGGCTGTTGGGACCACCGACAAAACTGTCGCACAAGCTGCGTTCGCGGCATCCATTGGCACCATCGATTCGATTGCCGATAAAGGAATCATCCACAAGAACAAGGCTGCTCGTCACAAGAGCCGCTTGTCTGCCGCTATCAAAGCGATGGCCTGA